A section of the Triticum dicoccoides isolate Atlit2015 ecotype Zavitan chromosome 7A, WEW_v2.0, whole genome shotgun sequence genome encodes:
- the LOC119333051 gene encoding uncharacterized protein LOC119333051 has product MPHQAAGYLRCRGDILLILILSFLVGTALGSALIRWSSPAIPCLHAQADAHPSRGPPLCPAVHPSRGSELDGQERRTWSEAFLVAVHTGQVFTAGSHTPHRDRCRQWSSRTQTSHGDDAWGFAAAGARRPAAMTSWLLATPSHAWPSTVICTVYTCHGGRAIKLQHQAKPRLALCRHLDACHGPSWTRSGPVRSLTEPPFGPAAGGPNRTGPTSAAVLFSGTGPMVVKLGPDREDRPCKHMATVSGGAWRRRAAAHVRRSLGGTGRRRRGKIAAVLALATLGMAVSRLAEKKRMDTSSGAGGGVTIRLSAFWLVPQFLVVGVGEAFEDPREDEVHRHGSVPGVALVASWFQRKKLVSSLFPILCHVNSVASIGFHANQPVRAKTDRSGPQRATSGPKSLLVASTLSYGVRALKLQHQPRLPTPRRCPRSSAPTAPNTRAGDPFGPRHAGDHQEPRHLLASACDGGPRVWEPAMAAALSVSSGGGGGGGLRRGWGRRLAAGGGGALEVEMRLGVFFSIARNCSG; this is encoded by the exons ATGCCTCATCAGGCTGCTGGCTACCTTCGCTGCCGCGGCGACATCCTCCTCATCCTGATTCTCTCCTTCCTCGTCGGCACGGCCTTGGGGTCTGCGCTG ATTCGGTGGAGTTCACCCGCCATCCCGTGCCTGCACGCCCAAGCCGATGCGCACCCCTCCCGCGGGCCGCCGCTTTGCCCCGCCGTGCATCCCAG CCGGGGCTCGGAGTTGGATGGTCAAGAAAGGAGGACATGGAGCGAGGCGTTCTTGGTGGCCGTGCACACGGGGCAGGTGTTCACAGCGGGTTCGCACACGCCGCACAGGGACAGGTGCCGGCAATGGAGCAGCAGAACGCAGACGTCCCACGGCGACGACGCATGGGGGTTTGCAGCAGCTGGTGCACGGAGGCCGGCAGCGATGACCTCGTGGCTCTTAGCGACGCCAAGCCACGCCTGGCCCTCTACTGTCATCTGTACAGTGTACACATGCCATGGCGGCCGCGCCATCAAGCTCCAACACCAAGCCAAGCCACGCCTGGCCCTCTGCCGTCATCTGGACGCATGCCATGGGCCAAGttggacacggtccgggccggtccggtccctgaccgagccgccgtttggaccggccgccggcggaCCGAACCGGACCGGACCGACCAGCGCCGCGGTCCTCTTTTCAGGCACCGGACCGATGGTGGTGAAGCTCGGGCCGGACCGAGAGGACCGCCCATGCAAGCATATGGCGACGGTGAGCGGCGGTGCATggcgacggcgagcggcggcgcacGTCCGCAGGAGTCTAGGGGGCacgggaaggagaaggagagggaaaATAGCCGCGGTCCTCGCCCTCGCCACGCTCGGCATGGCCGTCTCCAGGCTAGCCGAGAAGAAGCGCATGGACACCTCGagcggtgccggcggcggcgtcaCCATCAGGCTCAGCGCGTTCTGGCTAGTGCCCCAGTTCTTGGTGGTGGGCGTCGGCGAGGCGTTCGAAGACCCCCGAGAGGATGAAGTCCATAGGCACGGGTCTGTTCCTGGCGTGGCTCTTGTTGCCTCCTGGTTCCAAAGAAAAAAACTTGTTTCCTCGTTGTTTCCTATTTTGTGTCACGTTAATTCTGTTGCCTCGATAGGATTCcacgcgaatcaacctgtg CGGGCCAAGACCGATCGGTCCGGTCCTCAGCGGGCCACGAGCGGGCCCAAAAGCCTGCTCGTGGCGTCCACCCTGAGCTATGGCGTCCGCGCCCTCAAGCTCCAGCACCAGCCCCGCCTTCCTACGCCGCGCCGCTGCCCGCGTTCCTCTGCTCCGACTGCGCCCAACACCCGTGCCGGCGACCCCTTCGGCCCTCGCCACGCCGGCGACCACCAAGAACCCCGCCACCTCCTCGCCTCCGCTTGCGACGGAGGCCCGCGGGTGTGGGAGCCGGCAATGGCCGCGGCCTTGAGTGTCTCCAGcgggggaggcggtggcggcgggctgCGGCGGGGCTGGGGCCGGCGGCTCGCGGCAGGGGGTGGCGGAGCGCTGGAGGTGGAGATGCGATTGGGAGTGTTTTTTTCTATCGCTCGTAACTGTTCGGGTTGA